CGGCGTTGGTCGATCATCTCGTTCCGACGTGGCTTCTGATTATCGTATTGGTGCGAGAGCTTCTTGTAGCGATCACCGTCCTCGGCGACCTGGTCGTTCATCGTCATCGCAATGATGTCGTCTGGATCGGCAAGGCGGGTACCTTTGGCTTGCTGCTAGGCTTTCCATTGGTAGTTCTTGGCGATGGATTGAGTCAGGTGCTGATCAAGGATTTCGCGATCGTTGTTATGGTGGTCGCGGTTGCGTTCTTGTACGTCGCTCTCGCTCTCTATGCCCTAAACTTTGTGAGAACAGCTCACCGGAAGGAACTGCCAGAGTTGGACTGACGTGGATTCGTTGTCCAAAGGGAGGCTTTCATGCAGGCAGTCATTATCGCAGGAGGGGAAGGCACCAGGCTACGGCCCCTGACGAGCACCACGCCAAAGCCGATGTTGCCGATCGCAAACAAGCCGATGATTGGACATGTGGTGGAGCTGCTCGCTGCGCACAACGTCACCGATATCATCGTTACCGTCGCCTACTTAGGCAACGCGATCCGCAACTACCTCGGTGATGGCTCTGAGTTCGGGGTCTCGGTCCGCTATCTGCAAGAGGAGACACCGCTCGGCACTGCAGGAGCCGTTGCCCATGCACGGCATCTGCTACGAGGAACTTTTCTCGTCCTGAGTGGCGATGTACTCACCGACGTCAACCTTACCGATGCCGTCCAGTTTCATCAACGCCGCAACGCGGCCGCGACGATGGTTCTCACATCCGTCGACGCCCCGACTGAGTTCGGCATCGTCGCTACCGGCGAGGGAGGGCGCGTCGAACAGCTGATCGAAAAGCCCAGCTGGGGAGAGGTCTTTACTGATACGGTTAACACTGGCATCTATGTGCTGGAGCCGGAGGTACTTGACGCTATCCCAACCGACCGTGCAGTCGATTTCTCCAGTGAGGTCTTCCCACGGCTACTCGACGAGGGTGAGGCGCTCTACGGGTATGTCTCTGAGGGTTACTGGGCAGATGTAGGAACCTTTGGAGGCTTCTTCCAAACAGGCAGAGATATCCTTGATGGCCGCACCCATACCCAGCTCCAGGGTTTTAGCTTCCAGGGTGGTGTCATGATCGGCAAAGACTGCAACGTCGATCCAACCGCCAAGATCGAGGGACCTGCTTTGATTGGGGACTATGTCTACCTCGGTCCCGGGGTCGAGATTCGTCCATACACCGTCATTGGTGACAACGCTCGTATCGAGACAGGCTCGGTGCTCTCAGGCGCAGTGCTCTTCGACCATGTCTTCGTGGGAGAGGCCACTCGGATACGCGCGGCAATCCTTGGTCGAGGTGCTGAAGTCCGATCGCGCTCTGTGGTCAACGATGGGGTGATCGTCGCCGATGGCGTCTATGTCGGGCGTGAAGCGGTGCTCGCCCCGGACATCAAGATCTATCCGGCCAAGAAGATCGAAGCCCTCTCGACGGTCACCAACTCCATCGTGTGGGAGGCTGGATCGCCGAGAACGGTCTTCGGTCCCCTTGGCATCGCAGGCCTCGCCAACATCGATATCACGCCGGAGTTGGCCTGTCGTATTGCCATGGCTTATGGCTCGATGCTTCCACCGCACTCAGTCGTCATGGCAGCGCGAGACACCTCGCGCTCGGCCCGAGCGATCAAACGGGCGATGATGGTGGGGTTCAACTCCGTCGGCATGGGGGTTGAAGACCTGGAGGTCTCCACCCTTCCGGTGTTGCGCCACCTGGTGGCCCACTCCGATAGCCTGGCAGGTGTTCGTGTCGCCCTCGATCCCGGTGAGCCGCAGGGACTCCTCATCCATCTCGTCGATGAAAACGGATGCGACCTCACCTCGAGTGCCAGGCGCAAGGTTGAACGTGCCCTTGAGCGGGAGGACTTCCGGAGAGTATCAGGCTCAGAGGTTGGAGATCTGCGCGCGTATCCGCGTTCGTTCGAAAGCTGGAAGGCAGAGATCAACGCTCGCCTACCGATGCAGCGGATACGCAGGCTTGGTGCAAAGATCGTGATCGACTTCTCGTTCGGTAGCGGCAATCTTTCTCTTCCACAGCTGCTGAGCTCGCTTGGGATGGATGTGCTGGCGGTCAACTCTTACCCGTCAACCATTCGCTCTATCACCCACGACTC
This is a stretch of genomic DNA from Ferrimicrobium sp.. It encodes these proteins:
- a CDS encoding CDP-alcohol phosphatidyltransferase family protein; this encodes MSSRPVASVIVAAVPSVITAIRLVLLIPVWILLLHGRHDVAAAILLAVMGITDFLDGFVARRTGAVTTFGKVFDPFSDRVVLIVIAVAALVDHLVPTWLLIIVLVRELLVAITVLGDLVVHRHRNDVVWIGKAGTFGLLLGFPLVVLGDGLSQVLIKDFAIVVMVVAVAFLYVALALYALNFVRTAHRKELPELD
- a CDS encoding NTP transferase domain-containing protein, with product MQAVIIAGGEGTRLRPLTSTTPKPMLPIANKPMIGHVVELLAAHNVTDIIVTVAYLGNAIRNYLGDGSEFGVSVRYLQEETPLGTAGAVAHARHLLRGTFLVLSGDVLTDVNLTDAVQFHQRRNAAATMVLTSVDAPTEFGIVATGEGGRVEQLIEKPSWGEVFTDTVNTGIYVLEPEVLDAIPTDRAVDFSSEVFPRLLDEGEALYGYVSEGYWADVGTFGGFFQTGRDILDGRTHTQLQGFSFQGGVMIGKDCNVDPTAKIEGPALIGDYVYLGPGVEIRPYTVIGDNARIETGSVLSGAVLFDHVFVGEATRIRAAILGRGAEVRSRSVVNDGVIVADGVYVGREAVLAPDIKIYPAKKIEALSTVTNSIVWEAGSPRTVFGPLGIAGLANIDITPELACRIAMAYGSMLPPHSVVMAARDTSRSARAIKRAMMVGFNSVGMGVEDLEVSTLPVLRHLVAHSDSLAGVRVALDPGEPQGLLIHLVDENGCDLTSSARRKVERALEREDFRRVSGSEVGDLRAYPRSFESWKAEINARLPMQRIRRLGAKIVIDFSFGSGNLSLPQLLSSLGMDVLAVNSYPSTIRSITHDSANQLQTLSRLVVASSAQLGLLVDPGAERITVVDDEGTVISHAELAALLTKLVIQSDGIEEVIAPVNMPNTLETLANDAGVEFTWAGLDLNDISTKVRSSERPALGVGGQGIFLFSNLTSVPDSAVSLGYLLSGLEHVRQPLSRLRRSVTVPKVHVDEIAVSYAQMGYTMRALRTWAEADPHAELIAIDGIRVSDKDRFWLIAPDQLEPLLKVWVCDNDDVAASAMIATLHERVRVIRDAAPYPS